A stretch of the Leptidea sinapis chromosome 17, ilLepSina1.1, whole genome shotgun sequence genome encodes the following:
- the LOC126968969 gene encoding zinc transporter zipt-7.2, whose amino-acid sequence MRKGNKIVFTLWLISIFTLLEVFGHSHSHDSPAFKYSKEANEKSFDKNISESDYDLYVKALTSTVFISIVPFFILFFIPVDGTVEKQPLLKVLLSFASGGLLGDAFLHLIPHALVSSTVEGHSHSHSHSHDNEHHEPHDLTVGLGVLGGIITFLVVEKSVRLFSNGHGHSHGTEQNTKKKDDKGKKSVKVKKNEIKVAGYLNLAADFIHNFTDGLAIGASYIAGHNIGFITTITILLHEIPHEIGDFAILVQSGCSRRKAMFLQLLTAFGAMSGTVLSIYLKGSSEGLISSLILPFTAGGFIYIATVSVIPELLEGSNNKLSQSIKEILALLAGVYMMVIIAQYE is encoded by the coding sequence ATGCGAAAAGGAAATAAAATCGTGTTTACATTATGGCTGATTTCAATCTTTACATTACTTGAAGTATTTGGACATTCACATTCACACGATTCACCGGCATTCAAATACAGTAAGGAAGCAAATGAGAAaagttttgataaaaatatttccgAATCGGATTATGACTTGTATGTGAAAGCGTTGACTTCAACTGTTTTTATCAGTATTGtgccattttttatattattctttatccCTGTCGATGGTACGGTGGAAAAACAACCATTATTAAAAGTGTTGCTATCATTTGCCTCTGGTGGACTTCTTGGTGATGCATTTTTGCATTTAATACCACATGCACTAGTTTCGAGTACTGTTGAAGGACATAGTCATAGTCATTCCCATTCGCATGACAATGAACATCATGAACCCCATGATTTGACTGTTGGTCTAGGTGTTTTAGGTGGAATCATAACATTCCTAGTTGTGGAAAAATCAGTTCGCTTGTTTAGCAATGGGCATGGCCATTCACATGGAACAGAACAGAACACAAAGAAGAAAGATGATAAAGGAAAAAAATCGGTGAAAGTCAAGAAGAATGAGATCAAGGTGGCTGGTTATCTCAACCTGGCTGCAGACTTTATACATAACTTTACAGATGGATTGGCAATTGGTGCTTCTTATATAGCTGGACATAATATTGGTTTTATTACAaccattacaatattattacatgAAATACCTCATGAAATTGGGGACTTTGCTATACTGGTACAGTCGGGATGTTCACGCAGAAAGGCAATGTTTCTTCAATTACTTACTGCATTTGGTGCAATGTCAGGAACAGTGTTATCTATATACCTTAAAGGATCAAGTGAAGGCTTAATATCTTCtcttattttaccatttactgctggtggatttatatatatagcaaCTGTATCAGTGATTCCCGAACTGCTGGAAGGATCAAATAATAAACTCTCTCAATCGATCAAAGAAATACTAGCTTTGTTAGCAGGTGTATATATGATGGTTATCATAGCACAGTATGAGtag
- the LOC126969017 gene encoding 40S ribosomal protein S18 produces MSLVIPDKFQHILRIMNTNIDGKRKVMFAMTAIKGVGRRYSNIVLKKADIDLDKRAGECTEEEVEKIITIMSNPRQYKIPDWFLNRQKDIVDGKYSQLTSSNLDSKLREDLERLKKIRAHRGMRHYWGLRVRGQHTKTTGRRGRTVGVSKKK; encoded by the exons atg TCCCTCGTCATTCCGGATAAGTTCCAACATATTCTTCGTATTATGAATACGAATATTGATGGCAAACGTAAAGTTATGTTTGCCATGACTGCCATCAAAGGAGTCGGTAGACGCTATTCGAACATTGTTCTGAAGAAAGCTGATATTGATCTTGACAAACGTGCTGGAGAATGCACCGAGGAAGAG GTAGAAAAAATAATCACTATTATGTCAAATCCCAGACAATATAAGATCCCTGACTGGTTTTTGAATAGACAGAAAGATATTGTTGATGGTAAATACAGTCAACTCACCTCTTCAAATTTGGACTCAAAACTTCGTGAAGATCTCGAGAGGCTTAAGAAAATTAGGGCCCACAGAGGTATGCGTCATTATTGGGGTCTTCGTGTCCGTGGTCAGCACACTAAAACTACTGGAAGACGTGGAAGAACTGTTGGTGTGTCTAAGAAGAAGTAA